A stretch of Triticum aestivum cultivar Chinese Spring chromosome 1D, IWGSC CS RefSeq v2.1, whole genome shotgun sequence DNA encodes these proteins:
- the LOC123182424 gene encoding F-box protein At5g46170 — MLPKARIHADPALDFELDLFDCLPDSLVLLILNKVEDVRSLGRCSAASKRLNGLVPHVHDVCVKIDRVVAVDGDGEDALNLTSPKPRNILSHFLKLMLFTIIKPFHNARGPNGAGRPLFPQLAHHSPAQVLRSFTHVRNLHIELPSGDVGTEDGVLLKWRAEYGSTLQNCVILGGTRVDRKPVGAEHEPSSEDNGSMPESFYTNGGLKLRVVWTISSLIAASTRHYLLRSIIKEHPTLVSLVLTDADGQGTLTMGAEQLKEFRENQLSASACSNRTQVPACNMKLKYAPYLELPGGIALQGATLVAIKPSTEGSNGGHVSRKETDAFISGAFDGPFKFAAKALMKRRTYLLEMNGF, encoded by the coding sequence ATGCTTCCCAAGGCCCGAATCCACGCGGACCCGGCGCTCGACTTCGAGCTCGACCTCTTCGACTGCCTGCCGGACTCGCTCGTCCTTCTCATCCTCAACAAGGTGGAGGACGTGCGTTCCCTCGGCCGCTGCTCCGCCGCGTCCAAGCGGCTCAACGGGCTCGTGCCCCACGTCCACGACGTCTGCGTCAAGATCGACCGCGTCGTGGcggtcgacggcgacggcgaggacgcCCTCAACCTGACCTCGCCCAAGCCCCGGAACATCCTCTCCCACTTCCTCAAGCTGATGCTCTTCACGATCATCAAGCCCTTCCACAACGCGCGCGGCCCCAACGGCGCCGGCCGGCCGCTCTTCCCGCAGCTCGCGCACCACTCGCCGGCGCAGGTGCTCCGGAGCTTCACGCACGTGCGGAACCTCCACATCGAGCTCCCTTCCGGGGATGTCGGCACCGAGGACGGGGTGCTCCTGAAATGGCGGGCAGAGTACGGGAGCACGCTTCAGAACTGTGTGATCCTCGGGGGCACCAGGGTTGACCGCAAGCCTGTTGGCGCAGAGCATGAGCCGTCTTCGGAGGACAATGGGAGCATGCCGGAGTCTTTCTATACCAATGGCGGGCTCAAGCTCCGCGTCGTGTGGACGATCAGCTCCCTCATCGCGGCATCGACGAGGCATTATCTTCTCCGGTCGATCATCAAGGAGCACCCCACACTTGTGAGCTTGGTGCTGACTGATGCCGATGGCCAGGGCACGCTGACCATGGGAGCAGAGCAGCTGAAGGAGTTCAGAGAGAACCAACTGTCGGCCTCGGCATGCTCCAACAGAACCCAGGTCCCGGCCTGCAACATGAAGCTGAAATACGCGCCATATCTCGAGCTGCCCGGAGGAATTGCGCTGCAGGGTGCTACACTGGTTGCTATCAAGCCCTCCACCGAGGGAAGCAATGGCGGCCATGTCAGCCGCAAGGAAACGGACGCATTCATCTCTGGAGCATTTGATGGGCCATTCAAATTCGCCGCGAAGGCGCTGATGAAGAGGCGCACATACCTTCTGGAGATGAATGGCTTCTAG
- the LOC123182426 gene encoding transcription factor GAMYB isoform X2: MTRAKSESGREMPGPDQADLASRDDDSARESPRRRAGPQLKKGPWTPAEDAILEAYVKKHGVQNWNVVQKDTGLLRCGKSCRLRWANHLRPDLKKGTFTKEEENLIIKLHSKMGNKWARMAARLPGRTDNEIKNYWNTRIKKCQRTSTPIYPAEICLQASNEEQHESTDFSFSEKLANDLLHGNGLYDPSSTWGDFIDDQEALSYAPQLPDVSLSNLPGLYFESKNYGFMDQVNQAEILKESEISFPWLNAAINGTFDGSHAFSNGNFSTSRPMTGSWKMELPSFQFAGSDPNNWSTYSRTCAAQGANFGDPCMRSSAAMASAKFEHMCMIPGNSGQLEEPLPEAHAVSSAENQQLSVGSSSASTGSPCDAMVETSELHFLERDPNLYALVNSCSPASPLCQASPDELPCSDFSSASPVFVSDEPTIPEYDKGFLLPHPEDSRADAFSHWNAMPPIFQ; this comes from the exons ATGACTCGGGCTAAGAGCGAGAGCGGCCGGGAGATGCCTGGTCCGGACCAGGCTGACTTGGCATCCCGCGATGATGATAGCGCGAGGGAGTCACCACGTAGGAGAGCTGGACCACAACTGAAGAAAGGCCCTTGGACACCGGCCGAGGATGCCATCTTGGAGGCGTATGTTAAGAAGCATGGTGTGCAGAACTGGAATGTGGTGCAGAAGGACACCGGGCTGTtaaggtgcggcaagagctgccGTCTCCGCTGGGCAAACCACCTGAGGCCCGACCTAAAGAAGGGCACTTTCACCAAAGAGGAGGAGAACCTAATCATTAAGCTCCACTCCAAAATGGGGAATAAGTGGGCTCGAATGGCTGCTCGT TTGCCAGGGCGCACTGATAATGAAATAAAAAACTACTGGAACACTCGAATAAAGAAATGCCAGCGCACCTCTACGCCTATATATCCTGCTGAAATATGCCTGCAGGCTTCAAATGAAGAGCAGCATGAGTCCACTGACTTCAGTTTTAGCGAGAAGCTGGCCAATGATCTCCTCCATGGAAATGGTTTATATGATCCCAGTTCCACGTGGGGCGATTTCATTGATGACCAAGAAGCTCTGTCTTATGCGCCCCAGCTTCCAGATGTTTCTTTGAGCAATTTACCTGGTCTGTACTTCGAGTCAAAAAACTATGGCTTCATGGATCAAGTAAACCAAGCAGAAATTCTGAAAGAATCTGAGATTTCATTTCCTTGGTTGAACGCGGCCATTAATG GTACCTTCGATGGCAGCCATGCCTTTTCAAATGGCAACTTCTCTACTTCTAGGCCCATGACTGGTTCCTGGAAGATGGAGCTCCCTTCATTCCAATTTGCTGGATCTGATCCAAACAACTGGTCCACATACTCAAGGACCTGTGCCGCGCAGGGTGCCAACTTTGGTGATCCCTGCATGCGCTCGTCAGCGGCAATGGCATCAGCTAAGTTTGAGCACATGTGCATGATACCAGGGAACAGCGGTCAGTTGGAAGAGCCGCTTCCAGAAGCTCATGCAGTAAGCTCTGCAGAGAACCAGCAGCTGTCCGTGGGGAGTTCGAGTGCCTCTACTGGCTCACCCTGCGATGCTATGGTGGAAACATCAGAGCTTCATTTCTTGGAACGAGATCCAAACCTGTACGCTCTTGTCAACAGCTGTTCGCCCGCCTCGCCTCTTTGCCAAGCATCGCCTGATGAGTTACCGTGCTCCGATTTTTCATCTG CGAGCCCTGTGTTTGTATCAGATGAACCAACAATCCCCGAATACGACAAAGGATTTCTCTTGCCTCATCCTGAAGATTCCAGGGCAGACGCGTTCTCCCATTGGAACGCGATGCCACCCATCTTCCAGTGA
- the LOC123182426 gene encoding transcription factor GAMYB isoform X1: protein MTRAKSESGREMPGPDQADLASRDDDSARESPRRRAGPQLKKGPWTPAEDAILEAYVKKHGVQNWNVVQKDTGLLRCGKSCRLRWANHLRPDLKKGTFTKEEENLIIKLHSKMGNKWARMAARLPGRTDNEIKNYWNTRIKKCQRTSTPIYPAEICLQASNEEQHESTDFSFSEKLANDLLHGNGLYDPSSTWGDFIDDQEALSYAPQLPDVSLSNLPGLYFESKNYGFMDQVNQAEILKESEISFPWLNAAINGTFDGSHAFSNGNFSTSRPMTGSWKMELPSFQFAGSDPNNWSTYSRTCAAQGANFGDPCMRSSAAMASAKFEHMCMIPGNSGQLEEPLPEAHAVSSAENQQLSVGSSSASTGSPCDAMVETSELHFLERDPNLYALVNSCSPASPLCQASPDELPCSDFSSAASPVFVSDEPTIPEYDKGFLLPHPEDSRADAFSHWNAMPPIFQ from the exons ATGACTCGGGCTAAGAGCGAGAGCGGCCGGGAGATGCCTGGTCCGGACCAGGCTGACTTGGCATCCCGCGATGATGATAGCGCGAGGGAGTCACCACGTAGGAGAGCTGGACCACAACTGAAGAAAGGCCCTTGGACACCGGCCGAGGATGCCATCTTGGAGGCGTATGTTAAGAAGCATGGTGTGCAGAACTGGAATGTGGTGCAGAAGGACACCGGGCTGTtaaggtgcggcaagagctgccGTCTCCGCTGGGCAAACCACCTGAGGCCCGACCTAAAGAAGGGCACTTTCACCAAAGAGGAGGAGAACCTAATCATTAAGCTCCACTCCAAAATGGGGAATAAGTGGGCTCGAATGGCTGCTCGT TTGCCAGGGCGCACTGATAATGAAATAAAAAACTACTGGAACACTCGAATAAAGAAATGCCAGCGCACCTCTACGCCTATATATCCTGCTGAAATATGCCTGCAGGCTTCAAATGAAGAGCAGCATGAGTCCACTGACTTCAGTTTTAGCGAGAAGCTGGCCAATGATCTCCTCCATGGAAATGGTTTATATGATCCCAGTTCCACGTGGGGCGATTTCATTGATGACCAAGAAGCTCTGTCTTATGCGCCCCAGCTTCCAGATGTTTCTTTGAGCAATTTACCTGGTCTGTACTTCGAGTCAAAAAACTATGGCTTCATGGATCAAGTAAACCAAGCAGAAATTCTGAAAGAATCTGAGATTTCATTTCCTTGGTTGAACGCGGCCATTAATG GTACCTTCGATGGCAGCCATGCCTTTTCAAATGGCAACTTCTCTACTTCTAGGCCCATGACTGGTTCCTGGAAGATGGAGCTCCCTTCATTCCAATTTGCTGGATCTGATCCAAACAACTGGTCCACATACTCAAGGACCTGTGCCGCGCAGGGTGCCAACTTTGGTGATCCCTGCATGCGCTCGTCAGCGGCAATGGCATCAGCTAAGTTTGAGCACATGTGCATGATACCAGGGAACAGCGGTCAGTTGGAAGAGCCGCTTCCAGAAGCTCATGCAGTAAGCTCTGCAGAGAACCAGCAGCTGTCCGTGGGGAGTTCGAGTGCCTCTACTGGCTCACCCTGCGATGCTATGGTGGAAACATCAGAGCTTCATTTCTTGGAACGAGATCCAAACCTGTACGCTCTTGTCAACAGCTGTTCGCCCGCCTCGCCTCTTTGCCAAGCATCGCCTGATGAGTTACCGTGCTCCGATTTTTCATCTG CAGCGAGCCCTGTGTTTGTATCAGATGAACCAACAATCCCCGAATACGACAAAGGATTTCTCTTGCCTCATCCTGAAGATTCCAGGGCAGACGCGTTCTCCCATTGGAACGCGATGCCACCCATCTTCCAGTGA
- the LOC123182427 gene encoding UV radiation resistance-associated gene protein isoform X1, with protein sequence MSPPDPGAEKSVAWPDLRGSLEEVAALAAELAAAAEARAGLSRRLEAALEVRRESVRQGAALDEMRRRLDRRRAQADELAVARQRAAEGVERCKEQMQAQIERVLPLSRALAAAHRQVQDAKEGLSAERARLGDLQRLLRTRQQSMVAQVAALYPVRVFRDLPVAQNHHSRTNGECRTPSEENGALPHENGNGTHLLSVIKSPHVGPLTFFGWQIGKPKTKQPSYSHKELQRSAAVLGYAAHAVLLIASYLDIPLRYPLRFGGSRSYVGDRLPSAEASSMASTEHRSVDSADSKLTDYPLFLEYQDDSTKASYAIYLLQKDTEQLLNYIGAESSGRNAFGNLQELIRIIQSDEYLYI encoded by the exons ATGAGCCCGCCGGATCCGGGCGCCGAGAAGTCGGTCGCGTGGCCGGACCTCCGGGGAAGCCTGGaggaggtcgccgccctcgccgcggagctcgcggccgcggcagaggcgcgcgcGGGCCTCTCGCGCCGTCTGGAGGCCGCGCTCGAG GTGAGGAGGGAGTCGGTGCGGCAGGGCGCGGCGCTGGACGAGATGAGGCGGCGGCTCGACCGGCGGCGGGCGCAAGCGGACGAGCTCGCCGTCGCCAGGCAGAGGGCCGCCGAGGGCGTCGAGCGCTGCAAGGAGCAGATGCAGGCGCAGATCGAGCGGGTGCTGCCGCTCTCCAGGGCCCTCGCCGCCGCGCACCGGCAAGTGCAG GATGCCAAGGAGGGATTATCCGCGGAGAGGGCGCGGCTTGGGGATCTGCAGAGGCTGCTCAGGACGAGGCAGCAGTCCATGGTAGCCCAGGTCGCCGCCCTGTACCCTGTCAGGGTCTTCCGTGACCTGCCGGTTGCACAAAACCACCATTCCCGTACCAATG GAGAGTGTCGAACACCTTCCGAAGAGAATGGGGCACTTCCGCACGAGAATGGAAATGGAACACATTTGCTCAGCGTTATCAAATCTCCACATGTTGGCCCCTTGACGTTTTTTGGTTGGCAAATTGGAAAGCCCAAGACAAAGCAGCCGAGTTACAGTCACAAGGAGCTTCAGAGGTCAGCAGCTGTGCTTGGATATGCCGCGCAT GCAGTCTTGCTTATTGCCTCATATCTTGACATTCCCCTCCGATATCCTTTGCGCTTTGGAGGATCACGATCTTATGTCGGTGATCGTTTGCCTTCAGCTGAAGCATCATCCATGGCTTCAACAGAACATCGAAGCGTCGACAGCGCTGACTCAAAACTAACAGATTATCCCCTTTTCTTGGAATATCAAGATGACTCAACAAAGGCATCCTACGCCATTTACCTGTTGCAAAAG GATACGGAGCAGCTCTTGAACTACATTGGAGCAGAGAGTTCTGGGAGGAATGCATTCGGTAATCTGCAGGAGCTTATTAGGATTATACAGTCAGATGAGTATCTGTACATATGA
- the LOC123182427 gene encoding uncharacterized protein isoform X2: MSPPDPGAEKSVAWPDLRGSLEEVAALAAELAAAAEARAGLSRRLEAALEVRRESVRQGAALDEMRRRLDRRRAQADELAVARQRAAEGVERCKEQMQAQIERVLPLSRALAAAHRQVQDAKEGLSAERARLGDLQRLLRTRQQSMVAQVAALYPVRVFRDLPVAQNHHSRTNGECRTPSEENGALPHENGNGTHLLSVIKSPHVGPLTFFGWQIGKPKTKQPSYSHKELQRSAAVLGYAAHAVLLIASYLDIPLRYPLRFGGSRSYVGDRLPSAEASSMASTEHRSVDSADSKLTDYPLFLEYQDDSTKASYAIYLLQKFPKQTKTACCPRFQ, encoded by the exons ATGAGCCCGCCGGATCCGGGCGCCGAGAAGTCGGTCGCGTGGCCGGACCTCCGGGGAAGCCTGGaggaggtcgccgccctcgccgcggagctcgcggccgcggcagaggcgcgcgcGGGCCTCTCGCGCCGTCTGGAGGCCGCGCTCGAG GTGAGGAGGGAGTCGGTGCGGCAGGGCGCGGCGCTGGACGAGATGAGGCGGCGGCTCGACCGGCGGCGGGCGCAAGCGGACGAGCTCGCCGTCGCCAGGCAGAGGGCCGCCGAGGGCGTCGAGCGCTGCAAGGAGCAGATGCAGGCGCAGATCGAGCGGGTGCTGCCGCTCTCCAGGGCCCTCGCCGCCGCGCACCGGCAAGTGCAG GATGCCAAGGAGGGATTATCCGCGGAGAGGGCGCGGCTTGGGGATCTGCAGAGGCTGCTCAGGACGAGGCAGCAGTCCATGGTAGCCCAGGTCGCCGCCCTGTACCCTGTCAGGGTCTTCCGTGACCTGCCGGTTGCACAAAACCACCATTCCCGTACCAATG GAGAGTGTCGAACACCTTCCGAAGAGAATGGGGCACTTCCGCACGAGAATGGAAATGGAACACATTTGCTCAGCGTTATCAAATCTCCACATGTTGGCCCCTTGACGTTTTTTGGTTGGCAAATTGGAAAGCCCAAGACAAAGCAGCCGAGTTACAGTCACAAGGAGCTTCAGAGGTCAGCAGCTGTGCTTGGATATGCCGCGCAT GCAGTCTTGCTTATTGCCTCATATCTTGACATTCCCCTCCGATATCCTTTGCGCTTTGGAGGATCACGATCTTATGTCGGTGATCGTTTGCCTTCAGCTGAAGCATCATCCATGGCTTCAACAGAACATCGAAGCGTCGACAGCGCTGACTCAAAACTAACAGATTATCCCCTTTTCTTGGAATATCAAGATGACTCAACAAAGGCATCCTACGCCATTTACCTGTTGCAAAAG tTTCCCAAGCAAACTAAGACTGCTTGCTGTCCACGTTTTCAATGA
- the LOC123182425 gene encoding uncharacterized protein, translating to MGIEAKHDTLGIKNVLRSSIRIGYRCASEHRALFSLALLLYLLYRSSPGLFAFILSTSPVIICATLLLGILLSYGGTHLPETVEDRKTDTVCSAPKFGCFSRNIHFEAHQGFSVPAVNENKAGFKCWEFRNPSFGKERDEIVPLLKGSVDQGDERVYAHDRLAEVFTSVPSVVTLQQEVGLEEFMKTKHERESKDPFCSNDKSTEYVSLFEDADQKRVDEKEATSELCSFSENDRENGETVAKENKGRVVTDSQSDNVREASEDEPAKKQAGTCKWGRAFSVRQRKKLDGIKIEAINVDVSSQIDSSLVSPCARVGDHDVSSGFDSGKPESSSSDITMVDVAPMLDDIDPPLGNDDSFKLESSSCDITVADVAPMLDEIDPPLGNEFQSPGPIGNDDSGLSCQNNQDPQLDSGNNNKPDTSKDENDAKDGEKKKDDGGNQPEFLGTADEDKNAMDLGYSEVERSRRLEFMMAKRRSRKNIIFDLDGNDACQSADRFSRFRMQVQPISVSRRSPFDLASDPDEAAIPGSAPSIMHRRNNLFEPPSEQSDDSSVSAHDNLDSQEIMTGSRRDMVFKRHDTFNFGGQERHRSRFKPCFVLDAMDIQEESTGSFQRQFSDKSVSKLSAVSECDTLSSVADQEECSDLVKKDFQRWFSDKSVSRLSVVSESDTLSLVADQEECNDLVKKDFQRWFSDKSMSRLSVVSGSDTLSLVAGQEERSDFNKDFLWYFQRQFSDKSMSKVTVVSESDALSLVADQEERADFNKDFLWYFQRQFSDKSVSRQSVVTESDIISSVADQEDRSDHVKRDFLLGDTSPELPRQEGDVGNAGSECPDSVDFAGDETLNAAVASGMGSEPVCNAAT from the coding sequence ATGGGTATTGAGGCAAAGCATGATACACTAGGCATCAAGAATGTTTTGAGGTCCTCGATCAGAATAGGCTATAGATGTGCCTCTGAACACCGGGCTCTCTTCAGTCTAGCATTATTGCTTTACCTGCTGTACAGATCTTCACCGGGTCTCTTCGCTTTCATTCTCTCCACTTCCCCTGTAATTATATGCGCCACCCTTCTTCTTGGTATACTGCTAAGTTACGGGGGCACACATCTTCCTGAGACTGTTGAAGACCGGAAGACTGACACAGTTTGTTCAGCTCCCAAGTTTGGATGCTTTTCCAGAAATATTCATTTTGAAGCACACCAGGGATTTTCTGTGCCTGCAGTTAATGAGAACAAAGCTGGCTTCAAATGTTGGGAATTCAGAAACCCAAGTTTTGGCAAGGAGAGGGATGAGATTGTTCCTCTTTTGAAGGGATCAGTTGATCAAGGAGATGAGAGAGTTTATGCACATGATAGACTCGCTGAGGTGTTCACTTCTGTTCCTTCTGTGGTGACACTGCAGCAAGAGGTTGGTTTGGAGGAATTCATGAAGACTAAACATGAGCGGGAGTCCAAAGATCCATTTTGCAGCAATGATAAGAGTACTGAGTATGTTAGCTTGTTTGAGGATGCTGATCAAAAAAGAGTTGATGAGAAGGAGGCGACATCTGAATTATGCTCTTTCAGTGAGAATGATAGGGAAAATGGTGAAACGGTGGCAAAGGAAAATAAAGGTAGAGTGGTAACAGATTCACAAAGTGATAATGTGAGAGAGGCTTCAGAAGATGAACCAGCTAAAAAACAGGCTGGTACTTGCAAATGGGGCCGTGCTTTTTCCGTCCGTCAGAGAAAGAAGCTTGATGGCATAAAGATTGAGGCTATCAATGTTGATGTAAGCAGCCAAATAGATTCTTCTCTAGTTTCACCATGTGCAAGAGTTGGCGACCATGATGTTTCGTCAGGTTTTGATTCTGGTAAGCCGGAGAGTTCCTCTTCTGATATCACTATGGTTGATGTTGCTCCAATGCTCGATGATATTGATCCTCCTCTAGGCAATGATGATTCTTTTAAGCTAGAGAGTTCCTCTTGTGATATCACTGTGGCTGATGTTGCTCCAATGCTTGATGAGATTGATCCTCCTTTAGGCAACGAATTCCAGAGCCCTGGTCCCATTGGCAatgatgattctggcctttcatGTCAAAATAATCAGGATCCTCAACTGGATAGTGGTAATAACAACAAGCCTGATACTAGCAAAGATGAAAATGATGCCAAGGATGGAGAAAAGAAGAAGGATGATGGTGGGAACCAACCTGAATTTCTTGGGACAGCAGACGAAGATAAGAATGCCATGGATCTTGGGTACTCTGAGGTGGAAAGGAGTCGCAGGTTGGAGTTCATGATGGCTAAGAGAAGATCGAGGAAGAACATAATATTCGATCTTGATGGAAATGATGCTTGTCAGAGTGCAGATAGATTTTCACGTTTCCGCATGCAAGTTCAGCCTATTTCGGTATCAAGGAGAAGCCCTTTTGACCTTGCTTCTGATCCTGATGAGGCAGCCATTCCTGGCTCGGCTCCTTCAATCATGCATCGGCGAAATAACCTGTTTGAACCCCCTTCTGAACAATCAGATGATAGCAGTGTATCTGCACATGATAACTTGGACTCTCAAGAAATCATGACAGGTTCCCGCCGAGACATGGTCTTCAAGAGGCATGATACCTTCAACTTTGGCGGCCAAGAGAGACACCGTTCTCGATTTAAACCATGTTTCGTGCTGGATGCAATGGATATTCAGGAAGAAAGTACGGGCAGTTTCCAGAGGCAGTTCAGTGACAAGAGTGTGTCAAAACTAAGTGCTGTATCTGAGTGTGATACCCTTTCTTCGGTTGCTGATCAAGAGGAATGCAGCGACCTCGTCAAAAAGGATTTCCAGAGGTGGTTCAGTGACAAGAGCGTGTCGAGACTGAGCGTTGTTTCTGAATCTGACACCCTTTCTTTGGTCGCCGATCAAGAGGAATGCAACGACCTCGTCAAAAAGGATTTCCAGAGGTGGTTCAGTGACAAGAGCATGTCGAGGCTGAGCGTTGTTTCTGGATCTGACACCCTTTCTTTGGTCGCCGGTCAAGAGGAACGCAGCGACTTCAATAAGGATTTCCTCTGGTATTTCCAGAGGCAGTTCAGTGACAAGAGCATGTCGAAAGTGACCGTCGTTTCTGAATCCGATGCCCTTTCTTTGGTCGCCGATCAGGAGGAACGCGCCGACTTCAATAAGGATTTCCTTTGGTACTTCCAGAGGCAGTTCAGTGACAAGAGTGTGTCGAGGCAGAGCGTTGTTACTGAATCTGATATCATTTCGTCGGTCGCCGATCAAGAGGACCGCAGCGACCACGTCAAAAGGGATTTCCTTTTGGGAGACACATCGCCAGAGCTGCCAAGGCAGGAAGGTGATGTCGGAAATGCTGGAAGCGAATGCCCAGACTCGGTCGATTTTGCGGGTGATGAAACTCTGAATGCTGCTGTCGCCAGTGGGATGGGGTCTGAGCCAGTGTGCAATGCTGCAACATAG